The following proteins are co-located in the Micromonospora viridifaciens genome:
- a CDS encoding DivIVA domain-containing protein, which yields MTADRVRRWQFHTPSFTRRGYDNAEVDRFRIQAADELDRLATEIAHLRAENERLAGHLELHRHGVIPSHDAAAKLPTANEVNLLSEAQREAEQIMAQAHDYAHRVAEYARAQYDNAIRTAVANARQEAQRATHHNRVGAEGDDPAAGPKALQVAGEAMISQIRAVARHLDDGRQQLARALDRLAPKPTEAEVAAGAPGPTAPPHTPTAATVQSDRVRVASADAPTMALAVINMADVKATGASRRPA from the coding sequence ATGACCGCCGACCGGGTACGGCGCTGGCAGTTCCACACCCCGTCGTTCACCCGACGCGGCTACGACAACGCCGAGGTCGACCGCTTCCGCATCCAGGCCGCCGATGAGCTCGACCGGCTCGCTACCGAGATCGCACACTTGCGGGCCGAGAACGAGCGACTCGCCGGTCACCTCGAGCTGCACCGCCACGGGGTGATCCCGAGCCATGACGCGGCCGCGAAACTGCCCACAGCAAACGAGGTCAACCTGCTGTCCGAGGCGCAACGGGAAGCCGAGCAGATCATGGCCCAGGCCCACGATTACGCGCACCGGGTCGCCGAGTACGCCCGCGCGCAATACGACAACGCCATACGAACGGCGGTCGCCAACGCCAGACAGGAGGCGCAGCGGGCGACGCACCACAATCGCGTCGGCGCCGAGGGCGACGACCCAGCAGCCGGACCGAAGGCGCTGCAGGTCGCTGGCGAGGCGATGATCTCGCAGATCCGGGCGGTCGCCCGGCACCTCGACGACGGGAGGCAACAACTTGCCCGGGCGCTCGACCGTCTCGCCCCCAAGCCAACAGAAGCTGAGGTAGCGGCGGGTGCACCTGGGCCCACTGCTCCGCCCCATACGCCCACCGCTGCCACGGTCCAGTCAGACCGCGTCCGGGTGGCCTCAGCAGACGCGCCAACCATGGCCTTGGCGGTGATCAACATGGCAGACGTCAAGGCTACCGGAGCGAGCCGGCGCCCCGCCTGA